The following is a genomic window from Nicotiana tabacum cultivar K326 chromosome 3, ASM71507v2, whole genome shotgun sequence.
ATGTGCCATTATTCACATATAAATTCAGACTAGTGATAATTAATTGAATCCAAACATTTAGGAAAGAATATAGTACCAGACACTATGAGGCGTCTTGTAATTGGTGCCGTAGATGTTGTAAAACTTAACTTTATCAGGAACCTTGGCATGGCACAAAATCTCTCGGGTCTTGTTAGCCCAGCTCAAAAGTTCCTGGTTGAATGGCAAGGAAATTTTTTCGCCATTATAGGTAACCTGCAAAGACATGGAAAAATGAATTTTATAGTTTCCATGCAAATTCATGAAAGGATGAAACAACATCACcactaataataataaaacatgtCTGGTTCAAGGTCAATACACATGCTCAAGAGAGGGAAAAAGGAAAAGCCTAGGTACTTCAATGATGACAAGTCTATGACCTATCCACAAACCCTGCAATGTAGAGACCTCATGAATTGACCAACTTTTCAGCATAAATTGTTTGACATACTATTCCATCACCAGCTCACCTTGTTATTTGAAAGAGCTAGCTCATACACTGATACAGCTTCCAATGGAGAGTAAGACTCCAGTGTAACAGTAGACTCCCCATTACTGTTAGATTTCTCCTTCCAAATTTCTAAAACTGGCGCATGTTCCCATTGGAAATCAGGACATCCCATTAATTCATATATTGATGGACACTCGATCAACTGCAAGTCCAAATATCAGGTGTTATTGATCTATCAAAGAAAGCAATATTTTGCAACAAAAATTGTATTCAAAGTAGTTTCTTGTCCATGTTGCAAGACAAAATGGATGTCAAAATATGCAACTCAAGTCTAACCAATAAATAGATCAAAGAAATTATCCAAAAAAATGACAAATGGAACACATAATAATTAGAATGGAGATTATATTATCTAGAAAACCCACCCTTATGAACGTAGAGTAGCACAGTGGGTTAAATCACATCAAGAAATTTAAAGCCTTCAAAAATATGCAAAGCAGTGCCTCCGCAGATCATTAATTACATTTTTAGATTGACCGGCATATGTGTAAGAAATACACAACAAATTCCACAAGATGGCAGAAAAAAACAAAATTCCACAAGATGGCACAAACATAGAAGAATACTGACCAGTTTCTGTTATGATTGAAAAGGATACTCAATTAGCTAGCCAAACAGGGCAAGGGATCTAAATCACAAAAGATGCAAAGGGATGGAGGAACAAGAGAAAAGGGAAAATTTTATGATCATGGTCCAGTTCAAGTGGCACTGAAATACAAACCAGCTGATGCATACTCCATTTGGATATGAAAAACCGCTCTTCCCACCCATGCACAAATGACGTTCCATTCAATAATGCAGAGGTAATATATCCAGGAGCACCTGTAACGTGATAATTGCACATAAGAATCGAATCAATCaggaaatcaaattgaaaaaCAATAAAACAGAAAAGGACACCATGAACAAAATCACTAAAATTGATTTCAAAACTATAACCTAAGAGATTGGATATTATCCCTTGGCAGATCTAAagttccacaccaaattgataacggcataattatacaaaatgcaaattattctacAATCAGTTTCCTGGAAAGCTCCCATTTCTGAAGGGTGAGTAAGGTTAAAAGTAAAGCAGCAGTACAAACTTAGTTCTTAACTGTTTTCATTAGTAGCACGTCTATTTTCTGAGCCCCGCTCCCACCTCCACCCCAATCCCACAACCCAAATAAAAGAGTGAGAGGGGGAAAGAGAATCGATATTTACATGTATATAAATTTGAAGTGCATCTGTACGTACATGTATATGGATGGAGAGATAGATGAAATTCGGACTTTCCAAGTGATCTTAGAAAAGTTAATTTGAAATATGGAGACATCATTCCGATAAAATGCAGCTTACTAGAAAAGACAAAGAGTTGCTTACCTTGGAATGGTGCAGCTATTGCAATCCAATTCTTCACATATTTTTCAAAGATCTGTAAATACAACATTTACTACAATATTAAAACTAACATAAAGTTTTTTAGGGCTAAGAAGAGTGGTTAGGAAGTGTAGGAGGAGCAAGACCACAAATAAGAACAGGACAAGAGGCTTTACATCGCTGTGGAGGGCCATGAAACATTTAACAAGAAGACCACCCATAGAATGACTTATGATGTTTATCTTTTTGCCCCCTGATGCAGTATGTATAGATTCTAACTTTTGAGTGAAACACTCCATTGTTTCCAGAAGCCTGCAGAATAagaaaaggaaagggaaaattTTCAGCATTAATAAACATATGGAAACATATTCAACACAAGATATAATACTTCTGTAACATTTAAAACTAGACATAGAGCAATGTTTGAGTGGGTCactaacaaaattaaaataataaacaaTATCGAGATATGATAATGGAGAAACACCACGCAGACAGTTGTGGTTATTAACCTCGCTCAAATATTGTAAAGCGAGAGATCAGATCTGTAAACAACATCTCTGCTTCTATTCTTCAGGAGGATTGAGAAACAAGCACAATTAGCaatattcttttttctttataaaaGCTTCAGTAGAATTAATTAAcaggaaaaaaatatttgaaaaatagttaACAGCAAATTTTTTACTCGAAACCATGTTGAATATCTATAAATGACCAGCAGCTACCTGTTACTTTGCCGGAAATCATAGCCAAACCCAAAGAGAGTTTTTCCTTCTTGGTAACCCCAGCTGAGCATCTCAGCTATCATATCATGGAAATAATACACACAATCAGAGCCAATAACCTGCAAAGAGGACGAGTCAAAGTAGTCAAACATCTGATTTCACAAAAGTCATTACTGTATTTACGCTCTTTAATATCATAGCACATACAACGAGCACTGCCTTTAGTACTTAAAAGGATCATCAAGGAAAAGGTCAATTGGCTGCCAGAACACAAACCCTTTGTTCTCTCCTCTACTGAAAGGTTATGGCGATATAGTACTTTTTCCCTGCCCCTAGCCCACTGCAGCTCCCCTGATCATTTATTTTGCCTATACATCATAAGGTTCAATCTTACTGCATTCTACCTCGTGTCACCCTTATACTAAGGAACTTTAAAATGACTCCTCTTCAAGGTAGATTCCTCTTTTCaataaactgaaaagaaaatcTGTCGGAAGACTGGTAATGCTGATTTCTTCAATGAATTATCTACGCTGATTACTGTTTTCATTACTGTAATCTGTCCACTTATGTTATCCCCTTGAATTAGAACACGCTTAACAGATGAAAGAAGCTTATTTATCCTTGCTGCATCTCTAACCAGAAAGAACTCAGTCAATATCTCTGTGCTAAAAAGCAAGTGGAAGATCTACACATGACCAACCCAATGCACAAAGTATTTTTGAAGTATTACCTTGAAATATATATACCAGCCTACAAGAATTCTCCATTATTCAAAATAAATGTTACTGGACAAACTGTTGCTTCCTCGAAGGTAAAATGTTATGTGGACAAAGAAATGCACAAACACAATTACTTTCAGAGAAGTAATACAACTAGGATCCTACACTAACTTAGAAACGAAAAGCAGTTTGGTGTCTTCCCCTCTCTTTGGTAAATCCCAATTTCCATCCCTCTTTATATCCTAAAACCCCAAAATATAAGTGCTTTATAGTTTAGTCTGCGATAGCGCTCTTGAAATAAGACAAAACAGTTCTTTTGATTCATCATTAGCACAAATCTCCGCACTTCTCTAATCCGGTTTTATACGTGGGTTTTCAAACACTAATGATTCAAAAAATTAACCTTCTATAATATTCAACACTGTCACTACGcataatataatgcacaaaggcAGCTAACCATGTCGGGGTCCAAAGTATCAATAGCATAAAGTCCATATCTGTCTTGCGGGACCTCAATGCTTGTGTCAGGGTCTAAATTGGCAGTTCTACCTGTTTCAAAATAAATCAGTAAATTATTAACACCTAAAAAGcagcttcttttttctttttattgttttacAGTAAAGATAAACATAAAAATGCAGCCTTTAAGAGTATATCACCAGAAATTTATCAAAAACGGATGAAAAGTGAAGTTACCAGTAGAAGGGTCAAAGCGACACCATAACTTGTCACAAAACTCATGGTCAGCACCAAGGATTCGGACCCAAACCCGCTCGGTTCGACCCGTTTTCTTATCAGTAGCGTTGAGGATCGATCCGGCGATACCCGGAACCAATAAAACCGGGTCAAGGGTCGGGTCAATGTACTCCTGAGGCTTCTTAATCAGCTTCAGCCACATCTCTATTGACTTCACCAGCTCCTCTAATAACACCGCCATCTCCCCCAACGACTAAAAACCCTAATAAAATTTAAAGGTTTATTAGAcgaaattgaagaaaaaaggtGTATATTTTTGGTTTGATTGGACGCAATTGAAATAGTGATATTTAGGGCAGCGGAATTTTGGATAAGGGAAAGAGGAGGAGTAAGGTAGCGATCGGTAACGGAGAAGAGCCGTGGATTAGACGGAAAGTGACTACGAGCCGTTTTAGTAGTGTTTGGCAACTAAAAAAAGagcttaaaaaaaaaaagcaaaaagcaaCAAGCACGTTGTTTTGGACggtaaatacaatgtttgtttgttttgattgttatttaaattttattgtatcgtttCGTTAAATCCATCATtacataacgacgaaatgtgccactttatatAACGATCGATTTTGTGTGGTCGTGTCGttatcttgtctttttctctcaatctcaccctttattattattaaattattttattttatcatttgccttacttttttatatagtaattttatcttgtatcataatttttttttataatattccaagtttatttttcatattgttgGTGTGTGATATCATAAAACGATGACAaacgacacaatctatccaaacattgtatttatcaaaCGATACGCTACAACACAATACAATATACGACCATTGAAATAAGCTGTTAGTGGGAGATGTTTGAAAATAACCTGAAGCAGGgatgaaaatttccaaaaaataacCCTGAAGCAGGACGAGGAAGAGCACCTATGACAATCATCATTGAGTCTCaatcaaatcaaataatataAACTTCCGATTCTGGCTTAACGCTGTACATCCCTTTTGTTAAACACGTAAGCGCCAACACGGTCTTCAGTTTCTCATCTCACCCTATGTGCTCTCTCTTTAGATTCTTCTAGGTATAGATGTCTCTATTACCTTGCGTTTTCTCCCAAGTTTGGAATTAAAGATGCGTACTGTGggctattgattttgttcctggTTTTTGTTGGTATTCGAGAGTTCTGGTCGAATTGATCCCAAGCCCAAGTTGCTTCCACTATAGCTCTTCACACCAAATCAAGACTGGAGAAGATGAACATTTGTGATAGTCTATTTGTCACGTCAATCAGGTGTTGGGGTGTACTTTGCATTGTCAAACACGTGGTGTGCAATTCTTCAACCTTCCCTTGTGGTTGTCTTTCCctctttgtttttccttttaggtTTGGAATTAAAGCTATGTAATTTGGTTTGAGTTCATTTTCATCGGATTGGAGTCAGTGCTGGATATGTATCTTCAAATAGCGACGAGTGTAGGTCTTGTGAAATGTGGCTGCCAACGCAGTTGGACTCCCTGTTTGTCTGCTCATCCTCTTCCTCACTCTGTTTTGCGCAGTTCGTTCTTCTTTTTACGGCTGCTGGGTGATTCATTTTTCTTCCTCCTGTTGTTCTTCGTGTTGGCGTTGCTGAAACGTAAAATTACGAGTTTTGTTGAGAGGTGAGATTTGCTTTTGCTCGAATTTTATGTTTGTTGTTGTGTGCTACTCTGCTAACAAGTTCGACTTGGTTCATTTAGTTAGCTTTCTGTTTCATCTTGATAAATCTTATGGCTCTAAT
Proteins encoded in this region:
- the LOC107813979 gene encoding lecithin-cholesterol acyltransferase-like 4 (The RefSeq protein has 9 substitutions compared to this genomic sequence) gives rise to the protein MAVLLEELVKSIEMWLKPIKKPQEYIDPTLDPVLLVPGIAGSILNATDKKTGRTERVWVRILGADHEFCDKLWCRFDPSTGRTANLDPDTSIEVPQDRYGLYAIDTLDPDMVIGSDCVYYFHDMIAEMLSWGYQEGKTLFGFGYDFRQSNRLLETMECFTQKLESIHTASGGKKINIISHSMGGLLVKCFMALHSDIFEKYVKNWIAIAAPFQGAPGYITSALLNGTSFVHGWEERFFISKWSMHQLLIECPSIYELMGCPDFQREHAPVLEIWKEKSNSNGESTVTLESYSPLEAVSVYELALSNNKVTYNGEKISLPFNQELLSWANKTREILCHAKVPDKVKFYNIYGTNYKTPHSVCYGSENAPISDLQQLPFIQSNYISVDGDGTVPTESAKADGLNAEARVGVPGDHRGIICDRHVFRVVKHWLRADHDPYYNPINDYVILPTAFDIERHHEKGLDVTSLREEWEIVSESQDGEKNATSGKPKVGSISVSHVGGDKTTWEEAHGTVIIHPKSEGKQHVELNAMSVSASA